A genomic window from Quercus lobata isolate SW786 chromosome 10, ValleyOak3.0 Primary Assembly, whole genome shotgun sequence includes:
- the LOC115963037 gene encoding WRKY transcription factor 72A-like isoform X1, with the protein MEAAKERSSHGGGVNEEKRNESSAHEEGCKEENTVIKQVPPMGGSLKEPVSTSSTSRKEQDDQLQSARAEMGEVREENQRLKKYLDRMMKDYQTLEMKFRDIVQQEGRKSMDTANNHQEIEEPEFVSLRLGRTLSDTKKEEKINVVSTQWKEDEETKEGLSLGLDYKLELSKSIENQSPVNSSEEVKEEARETWAPSKALKRSGDDEAPQQNPVKKARVCVRARCDTPTMNDGCQWRKYGQKIAKGNPCPRAYYRCTIAPSCPVRKQVQRCAQDMTILITTYEGTHNHPLSMSATAMASTTSAAASMLLSGSSSSSQLPGHNPLAASGLNYYLSDDIKSKQFYLPNNSSFSSSVPSCPTITLDLTSAPSSSSSTHFNRLSSNYPPRYSSTSLNFSSSESNAVSWANGFLSYGSTQPYYNRNQIGNLPIGRQIENNIYQSYMQKTNPTPPQHSQQENSAIAAATKAITADPSFQSALVAALSSIMGTGGTAASGGAQGNHGGGDNNFGQKSRWGSELFEAPSTTFPASPPKGNGCASSFLNETQSTTNSQPASLMFLPPSLPLSTSKSASASPSDNRDHSN; encoded by the exons ATGGAGGCTGCTAAGGAGAGATCTAGTCATGGAGGTGGAGTTAACGAGGAGAAAAGAAATGAATCTAGTGCTCATGAAGAAGGATGTAAAGAAGAGAATACTGTAATCAAG CAGGTGCCACCCATGGGAGGATCCTTGAAGGAACCTGTCTCAACATCTTCTACAAGCCGAAAGGAACAG GATGATCAGCTTCAATCTGCTAGAGCAGAAATGGGTGAGGTAAGGGAAGAAAATCAAAGGCTAAAGAAGTATTTAGATAGAATGATGAAGGATTACCAGACCCTTGAAATGAAATTCCGTGACATTGTTCAACAAGAAGGGAGAAAATCTATGGATACAGCTAACAATCATCAAGAAATTGAAGAACCCGAGTTTGTTTCCCTTAGGCTTGGAAGAACCTTAAGTGatacaaaaaaggaagaaaagattAATGTGGTATCTACCCAATGGAAAGAAGATGAGGAAACTAAGGAAGGCCTAAGTCTTGGACTGGACTACAAATTGGAATTGTCTAAATCAATAGAAAATCAAAGTCCTGTTAATAGTTCTGAAGAAGTAAAGGAAGAAGCTAGAGAGACTTGGGCACCTAGTAAAGCTCTCAAGAGAAGTGGAGATGATGAAGCTCCGCAACAAAATCCTGTGAAGAAAGCTAGGGTTTGTGTGAGGGCCAGATGTGATACCCCAACT atgaatGATGGATGCCAATGGAGGAAATATGGACAGAAGATTGCAAAAGGAAACCCATGCCCTCGAGCATATTATCGATGCACAATTGCACCATCATGCCCAGTAAGAAAACAG GTGCAAAGATGTGCCCAAGATATGACCATCTTGATCACCACCTACGAAGGAACACACAACCATCCACTTTCTATGTCAGCCACTGCTATGGCTTCCACCACTTCAGCCGCGGCTTCAATGCTTTTGTCCGGCTCATCATCAAGCTCCCAATTACCTGGCCATAACCCATTAGCTGCCAGTGGCTTAAACTATTATCTATCAGATGATATAAAATCAAAGCAATTCTACTTACCCAAtaattcttctttctcatcatcTGTACCTTCATGCCCAACAATCACTCTTGATCTCACTTCTGCtccatcctcttcttcttcaactcatTTTAATAGGCTTTCTTCAAACTACCCTCCAAGATATTCTTCCACAAGTCTCAACTTTAGTTCTTCTGAGTCCAATGCAGTGTCTTGGGCCAATGGGTTCCTTAGCTATGGCAGCACTCAACCCTACTACAATAGGAACCAAATTGGAAACTTGCCTATTGGAAGACAAAtagaaaacaatatatatcaGTCCTACATGCAAAAGACCAACCCAACTCCTCCTCAACACTCTCAACAAGAGAATAGTGCCATTGCTGCTGCAACCAAAGCAATCACAGCTGACCCAAGTTTCCAATCTGCTTTAGTAGCTGCACTCTCTTCAATCATGGGCACTGGAGGTACTGCTGCAAGTGGTGGTGCCCAAGGAAATCATGGTGGAGGAGATAATAATTTTGGCCAGAAATCACGATGGGGTAGTGAGCTATTTGAAGCGCCTTCTACCACCTTCCCGGCATCTCCGCCTAAAGGGAACGGTTGTGCATCAAGCTTCTTAAACGAAACGCAATCAACGACAAATTCACAACCCGCAAGTTTGATGTTTCTACCACCTTCATTGCCGTTATCTACTTCCAAGAGTGCATCTGCATCTCCTAGTGACAATAGAGACCATTCAAATTAA
- the LOC115963037 gene encoding WRKY transcription factor 72A-like isoform X2: MEAAKERSSHGGGVNEEKRNESSAHEEGCKEENTVIKVPPMGGSLKEPVSTSSTSRKEQDDQLQSARAEMGEVREENQRLKKYLDRMMKDYQTLEMKFRDIVQQEGRKSMDTANNHQEIEEPEFVSLRLGRTLSDTKKEEKINVVSTQWKEDEETKEGLSLGLDYKLELSKSIENQSPVNSSEEVKEEARETWAPSKALKRSGDDEAPQQNPVKKARVCVRARCDTPTMNDGCQWRKYGQKIAKGNPCPRAYYRCTIAPSCPVRKQVQRCAQDMTILITTYEGTHNHPLSMSATAMASTTSAAASMLLSGSSSSSQLPGHNPLAASGLNYYLSDDIKSKQFYLPNNSSFSSSVPSCPTITLDLTSAPSSSSSTHFNRLSSNYPPRYSSTSLNFSSSESNAVSWANGFLSYGSTQPYYNRNQIGNLPIGRQIENNIYQSYMQKTNPTPPQHSQQENSAIAAATKAITADPSFQSALVAALSSIMGTGGTAASGGAQGNHGGGDNNFGQKSRWGSELFEAPSTTFPASPPKGNGCASSFLNETQSTTNSQPASLMFLPPSLPLSTSKSASASPSDNRDHSN; encoded by the exons ATGGAGGCTGCTAAGGAGAGATCTAGTCATGGAGGTGGAGTTAACGAGGAGAAAAGAAATGAATCTAGTGCTCATGAAGAAGGATGTAAAGAAGAGAATACTGTAATCAAG GTGCCACCCATGGGAGGATCCTTGAAGGAACCTGTCTCAACATCTTCTACAAGCCGAAAGGAACAG GATGATCAGCTTCAATCTGCTAGAGCAGAAATGGGTGAGGTAAGGGAAGAAAATCAAAGGCTAAAGAAGTATTTAGATAGAATGATGAAGGATTACCAGACCCTTGAAATGAAATTCCGTGACATTGTTCAACAAGAAGGGAGAAAATCTATGGATACAGCTAACAATCATCAAGAAATTGAAGAACCCGAGTTTGTTTCCCTTAGGCTTGGAAGAACCTTAAGTGatacaaaaaaggaagaaaagattAATGTGGTATCTACCCAATGGAAAGAAGATGAGGAAACTAAGGAAGGCCTAAGTCTTGGACTGGACTACAAATTGGAATTGTCTAAATCAATAGAAAATCAAAGTCCTGTTAATAGTTCTGAAGAAGTAAAGGAAGAAGCTAGAGAGACTTGGGCACCTAGTAAAGCTCTCAAGAGAAGTGGAGATGATGAAGCTCCGCAACAAAATCCTGTGAAGAAAGCTAGGGTTTGTGTGAGGGCCAGATGTGATACCCCAACT atgaatGATGGATGCCAATGGAGGAAATATGGACAGAAGATTGCAAAAGGAAACCCATGCCCTCGAGCATATTATCGATGCACAATTGCACCATCATGCCCAGTAAGAAAACAG GTGCAAAGATGTGCCCAAGATATGACCATCTTGATCACCACCTACGAAGGAACACACAACCATCCACTTTCTATGTCAGCCACTGCTATGGCTTCCACCACTTCAGCCGCGGCTTCAATGCTTTTGTCCGGCTCATCATCAAGCTCCCAATTACCTGGCCATAACCCATTAGCTGCCAGTGGCTTAAACTATTATCTATCAGATGATATAAAATCAAAGCAATTCTACTTACCCAAtaattcttctttctcatcatcTGTACCTTCATGCCCAACAATCACTCTTGATCTCACTTCTGCtccatcctcttcttcttcaactcatTTTAATAGGCTTTCTTCAAACTACCCTCCAAGATATTCTTCCACAAGTCTCAACTTTAGTTCTTCTGAGTCCAATGCAGTGTCTTGGGCCAATGGGTTCCTTAGCTATGGCAGCACTCAACCCTACTACAATAGGAACCAAATTGGAAACTTGCCTATTGGAAGACAAAtagaaaacaatatatatcaGTCCTACATGCAAAAGACCAACCCAACTCCTCCTCAACACTCTCAACAAGAGAATAGTGCCATTGCTGCTGCAACCAAAGCAATCACAGCTGACCCAAGTTTCCAATCTGCTTTAGTAGCTGCACTCTCTTCAATCATGGGCACTGGAGGTACTGCTGCAAGTGGTGGTGCCCAAGGAAATCATGGTGGAGGAGATAATAATTTTGGCCAGAAATCACGATGGGGTAGTGAGCTATTTGAAGCGCCTTCTACCACCTTCCCGGCATCTCCGCCTAAAGGGAACGGTTGTGCATCAAGCTTCTTAAACGAAACGCAATCAACGACAAATTCACAACCCGCAAGTTTGATGTTTCTACCACCTTCATTGCCGTTATCTACTTCCAAGAGTGCATCTGCATCTCCTAGTGACAATAGAGACCATTCAAATTAA
- the LOC115964403 gene encoding zinc finger BED domain-containing protein DAYSLEEPER-like produces the protein MSVTEGMDEFEQTISSGSKRSRSRTSEVWNDFEILPLYEDGHRKVKCRKCTNILMADKENGTSNLRCHAKKCHQENDSVPCRPPLDQDMYCEKIAMAIIRHNYSFSFAEHKVNRELHIFLNPDVKPICRNTAKSDVLKIYKKERENLKRALELVPGKICLTSDLWKSSTTNEYMVLTAHYIDANWELQIRVLCFSHTPPPRSGLKIIEHAVHNIRESVKYVRGNDMRKLRFAKCLQELPNLTSKKVRQDVPTRWNSTYLMIETALTFRDAFHNLSIVDGSFCTCPLDDEWDKAEKIAKFLKPFYDITTLFSGTQYPTANLYFHGVWKIHLRILEEMEDEDVVISNMAKSMKEKFDKYWDCYSIVLSFAVILNP, from the exons ATGTCTGTAACTGAGGGGATGGATGAATTTGAACAAACAATTTCAAGTGGTAGCAAAAGAAGTAGGAGTAGGACTTCTGAAGTGTGGAATGATTTCGAAATATTACCTTTATATGAAGATGGCCATCGAAAAGTCAAGTGCAGAAAATGTACTAATATTTTAATGGCAGATAAGGAGAATGGGACTAGTAATTTACGCTGTCATGCTAAGAAATGTCATCAAGAAAATGATAGTGTGCCTTGCCGTCCTCCCCTTGATCAAGATATGTATTGTGAAAAGATTGCAATGGCAATTATTAGACATAATTACTCATTTTCATTTGCAGAGCATAAGGTTAATAGAGAGCTTCATATCTTTCTAAATCCCGATGTTAAGCCAATATGTAGGAATACAGCAAAGTCAGATGTTCTAAAAATctataagaaagaaagagaaaatctcAAACGTGCTTTAGAGTTAGTCCCGGGCAAGATTTGCTTAACATCAGATTTGTGGAAATCTTCCACAACGAATGAGTACATGGTTCTCACTGCACACTACATTGATGCAAATTGGGAGTTGCAAAtaagggttttatgtttttctcaTACGCCACCTCCTCGTAGTG GTTTGAAAATTATAGAGCATGCTGTGCACAACATACGTGAAAGTGTTAAATATGTGAGAGGCAATGATATGAGGAAGTTAAGATTTGCCAAATGTCTTCAAGAACTCCCTAATTTAACTAGTAAGAAAGTGCGACAAGATGTGCCAACAAGATGGAACTCGACATATTTAATGATTGAGACAGCTCTTACATTTCGGGATGCATTTCACAATTTGAGTATTGTTGATGGAAGCTTTTGCACTTGTCCCTTAGATGATGAATGGGATAAGGCTGAGAAGATAGCAAAATTTTTGAAGCCATTTTATGACATCACCACTCTCTTTTCAGGCACTCAATACCCTACTGCCAACTTATACTTTCATGGTGTATGGAAAATTCATTTGCGTATTTTAGAAGAGATGGAAGATGAAGATGTAGTAATTAGTAACATGGCAaaaagcatgaaagaaaaatttgataaatactGGGATTGTTACAGCATTGTGCTATCATTTGCTGTAATTTTAAATCCTTAG